The proteins below are encoded in one region of Clostridium pasteurianum DSM 525 = ATCC 6013:
- a CDS encoding TetR/AcrR family transcriptional regulator — MEKKLGRPRSEKTKSDILNASYDLLIENGFSSITVEKIAEKAGVSKATIYKWWPNKAAVVMDGFLNATNVKLPIPDTGSTIEDMFIQVNNFVKFLMSKKGSVIAEIIAEGQFDPKLADIYRKAYFKPRRNISREILKRGILRGELRKDLNIELTMDLIWSPIFYRLLITGDTLDDIFVRGLINYAFEGIKLNS; from the coding sequence ATGGAAAAAAAATTAGGTCGCCCTCGTAGTGAAAAAACAAAATCAGATATTCTTAATGCATCGTATGATTTATTAATAGAAAATGGATTTTCATCAATAACTGTCGAAAAGATTGCTGAAAAAGCTGGAGTCAGCAAAGCTACCATTTATAAATGGTGGCCAAATAAAGCTGCTGTTGTTATGGATGGTTTCTTAAATGCTACTAATGTAAAGCTTCCAATACCTGATACAGGGTCAACTATTGAGGATATGTTTATTCAGGTAAATAATTTTGTAAAATTTTTAATGAGCAAAAAGGGAAGTGTAATTGCTGAAATAATAGCTGAAGGACAGTTTGATCCAAAACTGGCTGATATATACCGTAAGGCGTATTTTAAGCCACGTCGAAATATTTCAAGAGAAATTTTAAAGCGAGGAATCTTAAGAGGGGAATTGAGAAAGGATTTGAATATAGAGTTGACTATGGATTTAATTTGGTCTCCAATATTCTATAGACTCCTTATAACTGGAGATACACTTGATGATATTTTCGTAAGAGGATTAATAAATTATGCATTTGAAGGAATCAAGCTAAATTCTTAG
- a CDS encoding flavodoxin family protein, producing MKVVAFNGSPAKAGNTYHGIKIVVDELEKEGIETEIIHVGNKAIRGCIACKNCTKNKNGKCVITTDPVNEWIEKMKEADGIILGSPVHYSAIAGAMKSFLDRAFRVAEANDSMLRHKVGAAVVAVRRAGGIPTFDQLNNYINHSEMLIPTSNYWNVINGTVPGEAMQDEEGIQIMRILGKNMAWLMKLIENGEGIVKKPEMETKIFTNFIR from the coding sequence ATGAAGGTTGTAGCTTTTAATGGAAGTCCTGCTAAAGCAGGAAACACTTATCATGGAATAAAAATAGTTGTTGATGAACTTGAGAAGGAAGGTATAGAGACAGAAATAATTCACGTAGGCAATAAGGCTATTAGAGGATGTATCGCTTGTAAAAATTGTACAAAAAATAAAAATGGAAAATGTGTTATTACTACTGATCCAGTTAATGAATGGATTGAAAAGATGAAGGAAGCTGATGGAATAATTTTAGGGTCACCAGTTCACTATTCAGCAATTGCTGGAGCAATGAAATCATTTTTAGATAGAGCTTTTCGTGTGGCAGAAGCCAATGATAGTATGTTAAGACATAAAGTTGGTGCAGCAGTAGTAGCAGTAAGACGTGCAGGTGGGATTCCAACCTTCGATCAGTTAAATAACTACATTAATCATTCTGAAATGCTTATACCAACTTCAAATTATTGGAATGTTATTAACGGGACAGTACCAGGGGAGGCAATGCAGGATGAAGAAGGTATTCAAATAATGAGAATACTGGGTAAAAATATGGCATGGCTTATGAAGCTGATAGAAAACGGTGAAGGAATTGTAAAGAAACCTGAAATGGAAACAAAAATATTTACTAATTTTATTCGTTAA
- a CDS encoding MFS transporter: protein MESLNNDFVENKPVLSKLLIMVMAIACGLTVANLYYIQPLLADIANTFNVSETSVGFAAMLTQIGYAVGMIFILPLGDIRERRNLITAMLLFSILSLTSMFFSHNIFMVIISSFAVGFTSIIPQLIIPLAAQLSDPKERGRIIGTVMSGLLIGILVSRTFSGILGGYLGWRIVYVIAAIMMIILMIALRKLIPVRKPVSNIRYIELLKSMIQLIKSEAILREVSINGAMMFAAFSAFWTSLIFLLESSHYNMGSQAAGLFGLVGISGALAAPLVGRLADKKGPRFVTGICIGVVIISYIFFLLFGFKVFGLVLGVILLDFGVQSGNVSNQTRVHSLNEEMRNRINTVYMVSFFLGGALGSFLGSYSYSHFGWYGVCIFGIATQIIAVIVHKTAK from the coding sequence ATGGAAAGCTTAAATAATGATTTTGTAGAAAATAAACCAGTATTAAGTAAATTATTGATTATGGTTATGGCTATAGCTTGCGGGCTTACTGTAGCAAATTTATATTATATACAGCCCCTTCTTGCAGATATAGCTAACACATTTAATGTCAGTGAAACTAGTGTGGGCTTTGCAGCAATGCTTACACAAATAGGATATGCAGTTGGGATGATATTTATATTACCCCTTGGGGACATAAGAGAAAGAAGAAATTTGATAACTGCAATGCTTTTATTTTCAATACTCTCTCTTACAAGTATGTTCTTTTCGCATAATATATTTATGGTGATAATTTCTTCTTTTGCAGTTGGATTTACGTCAATTATTCCTCAGCTTATTATACCTTTGGCTGCTCAGTTATCAGATCCAAAAGAGAGAGGTAGAATAATAGGCACAGTAATGAGTGGTTTATTAATTGGTATATTAGTATCACGTACATTTAGCGGTATTTTGGGCGGATACTTAGGATGGAGAATAGTATATGTTATTGCAGCAATTATGATGATAATTCTTATGATAGCTTTAAGAAAATTAATACCAGTACGTAAACCTGTTTCTAATATTAGATATATTGAGTTATTAAAATCAATGATACAATTAATAAAAAGTGAAGCTATTTTAAGAGAAGTTTCTATTAATGGAGCTATGATGTTTGCAGCTTTCAGTGCATTTTGGACATCACTTATATTTTTACTTGAAAGTTCTCATTACAACATGGGATCTCAAGCAGCGGGATTATTTGGATTAGTCGGAATCAGCGGTGCTTTGGCTGCTCCCTTGGTGGGAAGATTAGCTGACAAGAAAGGCCCTAGATTTGTTACAGGAATATGTATAGGTGTTGTAATAATTTCTTATATATTCTTTCTTCTATTTGGATTTAAAGTATTTGGATTGGTTCTAGGAGTTATATTACTTGATTTTGGAGTTCAATCCGGTAATGTTTCCAATCAAACCCGAGTTCATTCTTTAAATGAAGAAATGCGTAACAGAATTAATACTGTATATATGGTAAGTTTTTTTCTAGGAGGAGCATTGGGTTCTTTTCTTGGCTCCTATAGCTACTCACACTTTGGATGGTATGGAGTTTGTATTTTTGGAATAGCAACTCAAATTATAGCAGTTATTGTGCATAAAACTGCAAAATAA
- a CDS encoding nitroreductase family protein: protein MNLITVDQEKCIKCGICAKECPVQVLTIGENGPEDICPEKCIACGHCVAVCPKEAMDNVKTPLANQKSSKKFPKLSPEEAENFLRSRRSIRSYKEISVPREKLVDLVNIAHFAPSGHNLQGVSYIIIDDRKILDKAVQVTAEELKNDKILSGKFEDFIKAYTEKGIDTILRGAPSLVLAIADADFPRGRENSIFSLTYMELYAPTLGLGSCWAGVFERIALKDNSPMLKLFNIPEGKKITGSVMVGYPKYNYPRLVERAPLEYSFFRFF from the coding sequence ATGAATTTAATAACTGTAGATCAAGAGAAATGTATCAAATGCGGAATTTGTGCAAAGGAGTGCCCCGTTCAGGTATTGACAATTGGGGAAAATGGCCCAGAAGATATTTGCCCCGAAAAGTGTATTGCCTGCGGGCATTGTGTAGCTGTCTGTCCCAAAGAAGCTATGGATAATGTAAAAACACCCTTAGCCAATCAAAAAAGTTCAAAAAAGTTTCCCAAATTAAGTCCTGAAGAAGCAGAAAATTTTCTTCGTTCAAGACGTTCAATACGATCTTATAAAGAAATTTCAGTTCCAAGAGAAAAGTTAGTAGATCTTGTCAATATTGCCCATTTTGCGCCTAGTGGTCATAATTTACAAGGTGTATCCTATATTATCATAGATGATAGAAAAATACTTGATAAAGCTGTTCAAGTTACTGCTGAGGAATTAAAAAATGATAAGATTTTGAGTGGAAAATTTGAGGACTTTATTAAAGCATATACTGAAAAGGGAATAGATACTATTTTAAGAGGAGCACCTAGTCTTGTCCTTGCAATTGCAGATGCAGATTTTCCGAGAGGAAGAGAAAACTCCATTTTTTCACTGACATATATGGAGCTATATGCACCAACTCTTGGATTAGGCTCATGCTGGGCAGGTGTATTTGAAAGGATTGCTCTTAAAGACAATTCTCCAATGCTCAAATTATTTAATATACCTGAAGGTAAAAAAATAACTGGATCTGTTATGGTAGGCTATCCAAAATATAATTACCCTAGATTAGTAGAAAGAGCTCCATTAGAATATAGTTTTTTCAGATTTTTTTAG
- a CDS encoding RNA-guided endonuclease InsQ/TnpB family protein, with amino-acid sequence MILGNKVILFPTKEQEQKLWQSVGTARFIYNWTLARQEENYKNGGKFISDNDLRKELTILKKTELNWLSGVSNNVAKQAVKDGCEAYKKFFKKLADKPRFKSRRKSKPSFYNDNIKLKVKDNTVLIEKVGWVNIKRNAIPMNCKYCNPRVSFDGKYWFISVGIEKEQPIVELTNESIGIDVGIKDLAICSNGITFKNINKTKTVKKLEKRLRRLQRRVSSKYLKNKEGSKFVKTSNIIKIEKQIKLLHRKLANIRSNHSHQATNMIVKTKPSRVVMETLNIKGMMKNRHLSKAITQQCLYEFKRQIRYKCEFNGIKFVEADKWYPSSKTCSECGHVKPKLSLSERTYICEECGCVIDRDYNASINLSRYELVV; translated from the coding sequence ATGATACTGGGGAATAAAGTTATATTATTTCCAACTAAAGAACAGGAGCAGAAATTATGGCAATCAGTTGGAACTGCAAGATTTATTTATAATTGGACACTTGCAAGGCAAGAAGAAAATTATAAAAATGGTGGAAAGTTTATATCTGATAATGATTTAAGAAAAGAATTAACTATCTTAAAGAAAACAGAACTTAATTGGCTGAGTGGAGTATCTAACAATGTTGCGAAACAAGCTGTAAAAGATGGTTGTGAAGCTTACAAGAAATTCTTTAAGAAATTAGCTGATAAGCCAAGATTTAAGAGCCGAAGAAAGTCAAAGCCGTCATTTTACAACGATAACATAAAGCTAAAAGTTAAGGATAATACAGTATTAATTGAAAAAGTCGGTTGGGTTAACATCAAAAGAAATGCTATTCCTATGAATTGTAAATATTGCAATCCAAGAGTAAGTTTTGATGGAAAGTATTGGTTTATATCCGTAGGTATTGAGAAAGAACAACCAATAGTTGAATTGACAAATGAGAGCATAGGTATTGATGTAGGAATCAAAGATTTGGCTATATGCTCCAACGGAATAACGTTCAAAAACATTAACAAAACAAAAACTGTAAAGAAACTTGAAAAAAGGCTACGTAGATTACAACGTAGGGTATCTTCCAAATACCTAAAAAATAAAGAAGGGAGTAAGTTTGTCAAAACAAGTAATATTATAAAAATCGAAAAGCAGATTAAATTACTTCATAGAAAATTAGCAAATATAAGAAGTAATCATAGTCACCAAGCAACGAACATGATAGTGAAAACCAAGCCATCAAGAGTTGTTATGGAAACACTTAATATCAAGGGTATGATGAAAAACCGTCATTTATCAAAAGCTATTACACAACAATGTTTATATGAGTTTAAAAGGCAAATTAGATATAAATGTGAGTTTAATGGAATTAAATTTGTTGAAGCTGATAAATGGTATCCATCAAGTAAAACTTGTAGTGAGTGTGGTCATGTAAAACCAAAGCTTTCATTATCAGAAAGGACATATATCTGTGAAGAATGTGGCTGCGTTATAGATAGAGATTATAATGCAAGTATTAATCTATCAAGATATGAATTAGTAGTTTAA
- a CDS encoding stage II sporulation protein P produces MINKKVDKKAGTLPLIIGITIIIFSLYVFFTFFNQSKIQNALTGGGRGNMLYVQLVNYTMPIVKTTSFDESDMAESTFSLKSGILNYIGVNLNKPDEFLKREISYFKLGNNYVANNNLNDNSINVSDFQLKDSDITKNTGDSNQNNNAAQNVPNGGYQVYNPKLKKTLDNSNPQILIYHTHTTESYGSFGQDNFDPEKNVCAVGAELAKTLSDDYGISVIHDKTIHNATAYNSSYIRSRETLDKYLNKYGDFKMIIDIHRDSTKNKNLVTENINGQNLGKFWFVMAKNNPHFDKNMLIVNSLLNTAKKDFPQLVINDGLLPYNHANGVFNQDKSNNAILIEIGAVSNTLDEAKGTSKYVARMIAEYLNK; encoded by the coding sequence ATGATTAATAAAAAGGTGGACAAGAAGGCAGGTACTTTACCACTGATTATAGGGATTACTATAATTATATTCTCCTTATATGTATTTTTTACTTTTTTCAATCAGTCAAAAATTCAAAATGCATTGACTGGTGGTGGAAGAGGGAATATGTTATATGTGCAGCTGGTGAATTATACAATGCCCATAGTAAAAACTACAAGCTTTGATGAATCGGATATGGCAGAAAGTACCTTTTCCTTAAAAAGTGGAATTTTAAACTACATAGGAGTTAATTTAAATAAACCTGATGAATTTTTAAAAAGAGAAATATCTTATTTTAAATTGGGTAATAACTATGTAGCCAATAATAATTTAAATGATAATAGTATAAATGTAAGTGATTTTCAGTTAAAAGATAGTGATATAACTAAAAATACTGGTGACAGCAATCAAAATAATAATGCAGCACAAAATGTTCCCAATGGGGGTTATCAGGTATATAATCCAAAATTAAAAAAAACTCTTGATAATTCAAATCCACAAATACTTATATATCATACCCATACCACTGAAAGCTATGGATCTTTTGGACAAGATAATTTCGATCCAGAAAAGAATGTATGTGCTGTTGGGGCGGAACTTGCTAAAACCCTCTCAGATGATTATGGTATTTCTGTAATACATGATAAGACCATTCATAATGCTACAGCTTATAACAGCAGTTATATAAGATCTAGAGAGACTTTAGATAAATATTTAAATAAATATGGCGACTTTAAAATGATAATTGACATACATAGAGATTCAACTAAAAATAAAAATCTTGTTACTGAAAATATAAATGGACAAAATTTAGGTAAATTTTGGTTTGTTATGGCAAAAAATAATCCTCATTTTGATAAAAATATGCTTATAGTAAATTCTTTATTGAATACCGCTAAAAAGGATTTTCCGCAGTTAGTTATTAATGATGGATTATTACCTTACAATCATGCAAACGGTGTATTTAATCAAGATAAGAGTAATAATGCGATTTTGATAGAAATAGGTGCTGTTTCTAATACACTTGATGAAGCAAAGGGAACATCAAAGTATGTTGCAAGAATGATTGCAGAATATTTAAATAAGTAG
- a CDS encoding NUDIX hydrolase: MNKNRIKKLSILANTKFLSLYDAEYEKKNGKIGNWSIASRKDISTLNAQCFEGKEERTDAAIIAAFHEEENKIVCIKQFRVPLNDYIYELPAGLIDGEEKFEESAARELREETGLKLISINHEKTRARIYASPGMTDESAAMVFCTCTGTISDAYLEEEEDIEVLLLSREEVKELLKRDVKIDIKAYMVFQTFMEIGEKLFK; this comes from the coding sequence ATGAATAAAAATAGAATAAAAAAACTTTCAATTTTAGCAAATACAAAATTTTTAAGCCTTTATGATGCTGAATATGAAAAGAAAAATGGGAAGATAGGAAATTGGTCCATAGCATCAAGAAAAGATATATCCACTCTTAATGCTCAGTGCTTTGAAGGCAAGGAAGAGAGAACAGATGCTGCTATAATTGCTGCATTTCATGAAGAGGAAAACAAAATAGTATGCATAAAACAGTTTAGAGTTCCTTTAAATGATTACATATACGAATTGCCAGCCGGTCTTATAGATGGAGAAGAAAAATTTGAAGAATCTGCTGCAAGAGAGCTTAGAGAAGAAACAGGACTTAAGCTTATAAGCATAAATCATGAAAAAACCAGAGCAAGAATATATGCATCTCCAGGTATGACAGACGAATCTGCAGCTATGGTGTTCTGCACCTGCACTGGTACTATTTCCGATGCATACCTTGAAGAAGAAGAGGATATAGAGGTACTACTTCTTTCAAGGGAAGAAGTAAAAGAACTTCTTAAAAGAGATGTAAAAATTGATATAAAAGCCTACATGGTATTCCAGACCTTTATGGAAATAGGAGAAAAACTGTTTAAGTAG
- a CDS encoding sensor histidine kinase has product MWLLTILLIAVILILTTSFVRYKKDVRYITRQIINSNGEYQNLKMNTLNRDLEHLVLSINNLYEINQQNNIKIKHSEEELRCSIANMCHDLRTPLTSIMGYVQLIDENHLNKDKRDKYMDIVKKRTTRLQNLITNFYELSRIDAGDCKFNLKSINLKDILCETIALSYNDFTKNNIEPAINIEEGNYTIISDEKAVMRIFSNLINNIIKHGEKNVTITLKLQDNCILTEFSNNASNLKIENINHLFDRTFTADITRTNENTGLGLSITKSLITQLGHEITANLSNETLKIVIVWNKLSSN; this is encoded by the coding sequence ATGTGGCTCTTAACTATATTGCTTATAGCAGTAATTTTAATTTTAACAACATCCTTCGTGAGATATAAAAAAGATGTTAGATACATTACCAGACAAATTATAAACAGTAATGGTGAATACCAAAACCTAAAAATGAATACTTTGAATAGGGATTTGGAACATTTGGTACTATCCATTAATAATCTATACGAAATAAACCAGCAAAATAATATTAAAATAAAGCATAGTGAAGAAGAGCTGCGATGCAGCATAGCAAATATGTGCCATGATCTCAGGACTCCTCTCACCTCTATAATGGGATATGTACAGCTTATAGATGAAAATCATCTTAATAAAGACAAGCGAGATAAATATATGGATATTGTGAAGAAAAGAACTACAAGACTGCAGAATTTAATTACTAATTTCTATGAACTATCAAGAATCGATGCTGGTGATTGTAAGTTTAATTTAAAGTCCATAAATTTAAAGGATATCCTATGTGAAACCATAGCACTGTCTTACAATGACTTTACCAAAAATAATATTGAACCTGCTATTAATATTGAAGAAGGTAATTACACTATAATATCCGATGAAAAAGCCGTAATGCGTATATTCTCAAATTTGATAAATAACATTATAAAACATGGAGAAAAAAATGTAACTATAACTTTAAAGCTTCAGGATAATTGTATATTAACGGAGTTTTCCAATAATGCTTCTAATCTAAAGATTGAAAATATTAATCACCTGTTTGACAGAACCTTTACAGCTGATATAACAAGAACCAATGAAAATACGGGACTTGGACTAAGCATTACTAAATCTCTTATAACACAACTTGGACATGAAATTACAGCAAATCTTTCCAATGAAACACTTAAAATTGTTATTGTTTGGAATAAGCTTTCTTCCAACTAA
- a CDS encoding DUF1648 domain-containing protein, with translation MTEKRPILKLKYSITEKIIFILTVIVLILSFAFIIIYWKSMPSIIPTHFNFYGKPDGWGSKKSLLILPIINLIIFILLAVLSKFPHIYNYPVNITEKNANYQYTNARRLMIVMNLEIVCLFFYISLTEVYSGLGKINGPGTLFLPIFLLIIFGTTAYFTIKMYRNKPVIK, from the coding sequence ATGACTGAAAAAAGACCTATATTAAAATTAAAATATTCAATTACCGAAAAAATTATATTTATATTAACTGTAATAGTACTTATATTAAGCTTTGCATTTATTATAATATATTGGAAGTCAATGCCTTCTATAATACCAACACATTTTAATTTTTATGGTAAACCCGATGGCTGGGGAAGTAAAAAAAGTCTTTTAATTCTTCCAATTATAAATCTGATTATATTTATATTACTTGCAGTACTTAGTAAATTTCCTCACATTTATAATTATCCTGTAAACATTACTGAAAAAAATGCCAATTATCAATATACCAATGCAAGAAGATTAATGATTGTAATGAATCTAGAAATAGTATGTCTTTTTTTCTATATATCTTTAACAGAAGTATATTCTGGCTTAGGCAAAATTAATGGACCTGGTACTTTATTTTTACCTATATTTTTATTGATAATCTTTGGTACTACTGCATACTTCACAATTAAAATGTACAGGAATAAGCCTGTTATTAAATAA
- a CDS encoding ABC transporter permease, translating into MCRMIHAEIYKLFRTRTFKVLCIVAVILAIISIGTSKIMSSEDFFRSSLKGMPKNQQDQYIEQLQKINNPSDSKVVIGNIGMRNPSKDIFHPTARELFYGSFGSGVIEILLSVLIASIVAGEYSSGTIKNMLAYGKRREYYYISKLIAISIGFVIILGIMVTVTTVGSTILYGWGVPFDINQALQLLKIFIATSIVGLGIISFIMLLSTLIKSNGITIILGVVIFSLLPTIISFLYGKYTWFDKIYESTLPYNWALVTSVHAVNSDILKAIAVGIITLLLTLSAGIFVLKSQDIK; encoded by the coding sequence ATGTGTAGAATGATTCATGCAGAGATATATAAGTTATTTAGAACTAGAACCTTTAAAGTATTATGTATAGTTGCTGTAATACTAGCCATTATTTCCATAGGTACATCTAAGATAATGTCCTCAGAAGATTTTTTTAGAAGTAGTTTAAAGGGAATGCCTAAAAATCAGCAGGATCAATATATAGAACAGCTTCAAAAAATTAACAACCCTTCTGATTCTAAAGTAGTAATTGGAAACATTGGTATGAGAAATCCTTCTAAAGATATATTTCACCCCACTGCACGCGAATTGTTTTATGGTTCCTTTGGTAGTGGAGTAATAGAAATCTTACTTTCAGTATTAATAGCTTCTATAGTAGCTGGTGAGTATTCTTCAGGTACTATAAAAAACATGCTGGCTTATGGTAAAAGGCGTGAATATTATTATATATCAAAATTAATTGCCATTTCTATAGGATTTGTTATAATACTAGGAATAATGGTTACTGTAACTACTGTTGGCAGTACAATCCTCTATGGTTGGGGAGTACCCTTTGATATAAATCAGGCACTACAACTGTTAAAAATCTTTATTGCGACATCAATAGTAGGCCTTGGAATAATATCTTTTATTATGCTATTGTCTACCCTCATAAAAAGCAATGGAATAACTATTATTCTAGGCGTAGTAATATTTTCTCTCTTGCCTACAATAATTTCATTCTTATATGGAAAATATACTTGGTTTGATAAGATATATGAATCTACTCTGCCTTACAATTGGGCCCTAGTAACCTCTGTTCATGCAGTAAATAGTGATATTTTAAAAGCTATAGCTGTAGGAATTATTACATTACTGTTAACATTATCAGCTGGTATATTTGTGCTTAAAAGTCAGGATATAAAATAG
- a CDS encoding ATP-binding cassette domain-containing protein, with product MKNIVLRTHKLCKKYGGEFAVNNVSMTINKGDIYGFIGRNGAGKTTLIRMITGLIHKTSGEIELFGCSGISALDQSRIMMGCVIETPTFYNNMTARENLEVSRLVRNIPGKKCIDEVLNLVGLRDVNKKKVKNFSLGMKQRLGIANALLGNPRFLILDEPINGLDPVSMVEIRELLKKINKEKNITMLISSHILSELSELATCYGIINNGKLLEEITSEELNEKCKRYIELKVSNAKKAVVLLETELNIKNYVVQENNIIKIYSHLGQIGNINTLLSTNQVTVDKILSKGQNLEEYFLNIIGGEDNV from the coding sequence ATGAAAAATATAGTATTAAGAACTCATAAACTCTGCAAAAAATATGGCGGTGAATTTGCTGTAAATAATGTCAGCATGACCATAAACAAAGGAGACATATATGGCTTTATAGGCAGAAATGGAGCGGGAAAGACCACATTGATCCGAATGATAACGGGTCTTATTCATAAAACTAGTGGCGAAATTGAACTTTTTGGCTGCTCAGGTATCTCTGCTTTGGATCAATCCAGAATAATGATGGGCTGCGTTATAGAAACCCCTACTTTTTACAATAATATGACTGCTAGAGAAAATCTTGAAGTATCAAGACTAGTTAGAAATATTCCCGGTAAGAAATGTATAGATGAGGTTTTAAATTTGGTGGGATTAAGAGATGTAAACAAAAAAAAGGTTAAAAACTTTTCCCTGGGAATGAAACAGCGCCTGGGTATTGCCAATGCACTTTTAGGAAATCCACGCTTTTTAATATTAGATGAACCCATAAACGGACTAGATCCAGTAAGCATGGTGGAAATAAGAGAACTTCTTAAAAAGATAAATAAGGAGAAAAATATAACCATGTTAATATCCAGTCACATATTAAGTGAACTTTCGGAACTAGCTACCTGCTATGGAATAATCAATAATGGCAAACTACTGGAAGAAATCACTTCAGAAGAACTAAATGAAAAGTGTAAAAGATATATAGAACTAAAAGTAAGTAACGCCAAGAAGGCAGTCGTGCTATTAGAAACTGAACTCAATATAAAAAACTATGTAGTACAGGAAAACAATATAATTAAAATATACAGCCATTTGGGCCAAATAGGAAATATCAATACACTCCTTTCTACTAACCAAGTAACTGTAGATAAAATTCTATCCAAAGGACAAAACCTTGAAGAGTACTTTTTGAACATCATAGGAGGTGAGGATAATGTGTAG
- a CDS encoding response regulator transcription factor, producing the protein MKSNINILVSEDDTDINGLLCSILTRKGYNVRPTYSGSEAKMCLEQYDYDIVLLDLMLPGVSGEDLISEIRKLKIMPIIVISAKVAQQDKINVLKLGADDFIGKPFDVYEVLARVEAQLRRYKEFSNSNIKDKKLRYKNIILDTDAKEVFVRDKPIILTLTEYKILNLLMSNPKKVFTRANLFEAARNDKFIGDDNTINVHISNLRTKLSQADNNTKYIQTVWGIGFKLQE; encoded by the coding sequence ATGAAATCAAATATCAATATATTAGTAAGTGAAGATGATACAGATATAAATGGACTATTATGCAGTATATTGACAAGAAAAGGTTATAATGTAAGGCCTACCTACTCTGGCTCTGAGGCTAAGATGTGTCTGGAACAATATGACTATGACATAGTACTGCTGGATTTAATGCTGCCAGGAGTCAGCGGTGAAGATTTGATATCAGAAATAAGGAAGCTAAAAATCATGCCTATTATAGTCATATCTGCAAAAGTGGCCCAGCAGGATAAGATAAATGTATTAAAGCTGGGTGCAGATGATTTTATAGGAAAGCCCTTTGATGTATATGAAGTGCTGGCAAGAGTTGAAGCTCAACTTAGAAGATACAAAGAATTTTCAAATTCCAATATAAAGGATAAAAAACTGAGATATAAAAATATTATTTTAGATACGGATGCAAAAGAAGTTTTTGTAAGGGATAAACCTATTATTTTAACTCTTACAGAATATAAAATACTTAATTTACTTATGAGTAATCCAAAAAAAGTGTTTACAAGAGCCAATCTATTTGAAGCTGCCCGTAACGATAAATTTATTGGTGATGATAATACAATAAATGTACATATAAGCAATCTTCGTACAAAACTTTCTCAAGCAGACAATAATACAAAATATATTCAAACAGTGTGGGGTATAGGTTTTAAGCTTCAGGAATAA